The Amblyomma americanum isolate KBUSLIRL-KWMA chromosome 6, ASM5285725v1, whole genome shotgun sequence genome has a window encoding:
- the LOC144095245 gene encoding beta-1,3-galactosyltransferase 1-like: protein MESLRYGDIVQEDFVDSYRNLTVKTVMMLRWVTLYCPQARFVVKTDDDSFLNVANFYRAMHERPEDAIYGQVIHRYAPERRSDNKWYISYDDEPRDVFPDFIAGPMYVIGGRVVHRLYTATGLVNTFPNEDVYLTGKCAERAGVSITHLSGVHFLKLPTPCDYKKAIYVHQVTAEEISNLWYTLNRLEYKCHNLLFSLHICYCGSVDPSTEAREVSLI, encoded by the coding sequence ATGGAATCACTACGGTACGGAGACATCGTGCAAGAGGACTTCGTGGACTCGTACCGCAACCTGACAGTCAAGACAGTCATGATGCTTCGCTGGGTCACGCTTTACTGTCCCCAGGCTCGGTTTGTCGTCAAGACGGACGATGACAGCTTCTTGAACGTCGCCAACTTTTATCGCGCTATGCACGAACGGCCGGAGGACGCCATCTACGGCCAAGTTATCCACCGCTACGCTCCCGAGCGTCGCTCAGACAATAAGTGGTACATCTCTTACGACGACGAACCCAGGGACGTTTTTCCGGACTTCATAGCGGGTCCAATGTACGTAATCGGAGGCCGCGTGGTGCATCGGCTGTACACAGCAACAGGCCTCGTCAACACGTTCCCTAACGAGGACGTATATCTTACTGGAAAGTGCGCCGAACGTGCTGGTGTCTCCATAACGCATCTGTCTGGTGTTCACTTCCTCAAGTTGCCGACGCCGTGCGACTACAAGAAGGCTATCTACGTTCACCAAGTTACCGCTGAGGAGATAAGCAACTTGTGGTACACCCTGAACCGTCTCGAGTACAAGTGCCATAACCTGCTATTCAGCCTGCACATATGCTACTGCGGCAGCGTTGACCCCTCGACAGAAGCAAGAGAGGTTTCTTTAATTTAA